A window of the Plasmodium knowlesi strain H genome assembly, chromosome: 2 genome harbors these coding sequences:
- a CDS encoding UMP-CMP kinase, putative — translation MKYKRIYAGVFFSVVSNFSKVLVHNFIYLKNEKAISSSASAANAFCHRGGTARRHFKTAREKHTVSNGLYKFSPLGGRAHFHRDRNLEEKFFASNFFAMGKDQPFVIFMLGGPGSGKGTQCKLIQDKFDFVHISAGDCLREYLIKCEKGEVDTKHQDVVEDCINNGKIAPVKITLELMKIKMENEIEKRKKKEKEETQTSEPTKLQDQEEKKSFSFDVFDDSIKLKNDNLDYYYEKLKYQNGIHENEHVQKILQRNKFNQKAKYKFIIDGFPRNYDNFDGWMNIIGNYAYVHLCLFLYCDEDTMIKRCMNRGLMCGRVDDNMDTLRKRFETHKNGCMPIINIFLNENKCIFINANKNIEEVWNDIQYVFTNM, via the exons ATGAAATACAAAAGGATTTACGCAGGAGTGTTCTTCTCCGTCGTatccaatttttccaaagtCCTGGTTCACAATTTTATTTACCTGAAGAACGAAAAAGCTATTTCCTCAAGTGCTAGTGCAGCAAATGCTTTTTGCCACAGGGGGGGCACAGCAAGAAGGCATTTTAAAACTGCACGAGAAAAACACACAGTGTCCAACGGGCTCTACAAATTCAGTCCCTTGGGGGGAAGAGCACACTTTCACAGAGATAGAAATCTTGAGGAGAAATTCTTTGCCAGCAATTTCTTTGCTATGGGTAAAGATCAACCTTTTGTG ATATTCATGCTCGGAGGGCCAGGCAGCGGAAAGGGAACGCAGTGCAAATTGATCCAAGACAAATTTGATTTTGTTCATATCAGTGCAG gTGACTGCTTGAGGGAGTATCTAATAAAATGTGAGAAGGGCGAAGTAGATACGAAGCATCAGGATGTCGTCGAGGACTGCATAAATAATG GAAAAATAGCGCCCGTCAAAATAACCCTAGAACTGATGAAaatcaaaatggagaacgaaattgaaaagaggaagaagaaggaaaaggaggaaacccAAACGAGCGAACCGACGAAGTTACAAGaccaagaagaaaaaaaaagcttctcATTCGACGTGTTCGATGATAGCATAAAGTTAAAAAACGATAATCTTGATTACTATTACGAGAAACTGAAATACCAAAATGGCATACACGAAAACGAACACGTGCAGAAAATCTTGCAGAGAAATAAGTTTAACCAAAAGGCAAAGTACAAGTTTATAATAGATGGGTTTCCGAGAAATTATGATAATTTTGATGGCTGGATGAACATAATAGGAAATTACGCCTACGTGCACTTGTGTCTGTTCCTTTACTGTGACGAGGACACGATGATTAAGCGGTGCATGAATCGGGGGCTTATGTGCG GCAGAGTAGACGACAACATGGACACCCTGCGGAAGCGCTTCGAGACACACAAAAACGGCTGCATGCCAATCATCAACATTTTcttaaatgaaaacaaatgcATCTTCATcaatgcaaataaaaacatCGAAGAAGTTTGGAACGACATACAATACGTGTTCACGAATATGTAG